TGCTGATATACAGGTTGATAATTTGTTTGATAATAATTCTGACCAATAGAAACTGGAGCAGAACAACTTTGTGTTACAGACTGACCGTTTGAGTAAACTGTTACTGAAGCGTATTTCAAACCAGAGTTTGAATAATTATAATAAATATCTTTACTTGAACCATAAAGTCCATCTGTACCTGACCAACTATAAGTGTAATATCCATTACCTCCTGAAGGATAAGCTGACCAACTAACTGAAGCCGAATAATTATTGTTTGAATTATAGACTTGATTTACTCTACAAGAGACTGACAAATTGTTATAGACAGGCTGTTGAATAATAACAGGCTGTTGTACGACCACTGGTTGCTGAACATAGATAGGTTGTGGTTGTACATAAACTGGTTGCTGTACGTATACAGGCTGTTGAATAACTATTGGAGATGAACGGTAATAACCGTATTCATTACCGAAATAGGGAGTACCAAATGGGTTACCATAACTATAATTTGCACTAGCATTTACCGGCATAACCAAGATAGCGCCAAAAATGAACACTATCGTCAGTGTCGCGAAAAGATACTTTGAATTGATTGATTTTGTCATACTATTGGCGCATTTGTTCTCATTTAATGGCTGATTAAAGCCATATTTAAAGAGCATGCACGGTTA
This Candidatus Paceibacterota bacterium DNA region includes the following protein-coding sequences:
- a CDS encoding PKD domain-containing protein; translated protein: MTKSINSKYLFATLTIVFIFGAILVMPVNASANYSYGNPFGTPYFGNEYGYYRSSPIVIQQPVYVQQPVYVQPQPIYVQQPVVVQQPVIIQQPVYNNLSVSCRVNQVYNSNNNYSASVSWSAYPSGGNGYYTYSWSGTDGLYGSSKDIYYNYSNSGLKYASVTVYSNGQSVTQSCSAPVSIGQNYYQTNYQPVYQQTYQVGMYSNTLDIGCYADPTNAKINQPINWNAEVTGGVAPYTYSWSGSDNLTGSGSSIIKYYSTSGSKNAIVTVTSADGRTGTKACSNSLAIAAPYKAVVKKVAPVTTAVVTPAPVVNSNLSAASLFSLENVPWGWVAIIIILILFFTVFYLLFNRKKI